One Siniperca chuatsi isolate FFG_IHB_CAS linkage group LG5, ASM2008510v1, whole genome shotgun sequence DNA window includes the following coding sequences:
- the rmi1 gene encoding recQ-mediated genome instability protein 1, with the protein MAPEIQAVVHATQAWLQSSWHIHVPFAWLEACVEWLQEEAGGAGHLSQQQINQQALDQWLLTDLRDLDYPVLPEGLTQAQKTELRGTFCVQVDSLLDISQPAYGQLQKWRGADCANDEVSAVTQTTQRPWEARQTRMLLLQVTDGVQSLEAMEYQSIPALSTALRPGVKLQLKGQIVCRLGVLLLGPSNIKVLGGEVEDLVDRNNKGSVLCRTLGLPEEQQQQEGEEAPTAPQQGNQEVEDLELDDAELLASLEAQEEVGRVQAGPVRDSGYGTLSETSTQSSRNSYVRSLVSTASSRSGLTESNRGDSVQGHRHGNEQEDSDLFDHLTQQEIPDHNMADEDFPDEDFDDLPLDELDGVIFQESTKFNESSHRSMPQNNNWITRNPNGATKPQTAPTEQPTLNGSGSRLGSSNSRSTTQKRDYQGCSRGATEQLFTPAASEPSHKLEFVTNDESDFMDEDIDCKVETYRVQTGRTGGPNQLPVYQGPSRDNKSATNKTELPGSSCRLTGDSSRSITSQGQSYTSSTAEFDRLCAKKGPQSDSLGPALSLTSPPFTYLCLLEEMMSKPHTHTKEICVKAFIVTLLGKLSSNNGLWRVCATISDGTGYLDVELSDEVLTGLLGFSVAEKGALKRDPARRGELDTGMRRCQEELVDMCCVMRIVVELEGRKAVVTKADPVNEKVVQELEQRVRDRQK; encoded by the exons ATGGCCCCTGAGATCCAGGCAGTGGTACATGCTACCCAAGCCTGGCTGCAGTCCTCTTGGCACATCCATGTGCCCTTTGCCTGGCTTGAAGCCTGCGTGGAGTGGCTGCAAGAAGAGGCAGGAGGAGCAGGTCATCTGTCACAGCAGCAAATCAACCAACAG GCGCTGGACCAGTGGCTGTTGACAGACCTGAGGGACCTGGACTACCCTGTTCTCCCTGAAGGGCTCACTCAGGCCCAGAAGACTGAACTCAGAGGCACCTTCTGTGTCCAG GTTGACTCATTACTGGACATCAGTCAGCCTGCGTATGGTCAGCTGCAGAAGTGGAGGGGCGCAGACTGTGCCAACGACGAGGTGTCTGCTGTCACACAGACCACCCAGAGGCCCTGGGAAGCCAGACAAACCCGTATGCTACTATTGCAG GTGACAGATGGAGTCCAGAGCTTGGAGGCCATGGAGTATCAATCTATCCCTGCACTCAGCACAGCTCTCAG GCCTGGTGTGAAGCTGCAGTTGAAAGGGCAGATAGTTTGCAGACTTGGGGTGCTTCTGTTAGGGCCATCCAACATCAAGGTTCTGGGTGGTGAGGTGGAGGACCTGGTGGACAGGAATAACAAG GGCAGTGTGCTGTGTAGGACGCTGGGACTTCCTgaggaacagcagcagcaggagggggaggaggccCCAACAGCACCACAGCAAG GTAACCAGGAAGTGGAGGACCTGGAGCTAGATGACGCAGAGTTGTTGGCCAGTCTGGAAGCCCAGGAGGAGGTGGGAAGGGTTCAGGCTGGGCCTGTTCGAGACAGTGGCTACGGGACACTCAGTGAGACCTCCACTCAGTCCTCGAGAAACTCCTATGTCAGGAGCCTTGTCTCGACAGCCTCATCCAG AAGTGGTTTGACTGAGAGCAACAGAGGTGATTCAGTCCAAGGTCATCGCCACGGTAACGAACAAGAGGATTCTGACCTCTTTGATCACTTGACTCAACAAGAGATCCCAGATCACAACATGGCAGACGAAGACTTTCCTGATGAAGACTTTGACGATCTACCCCTGGATGAGTTGGATGGTGTGATCTTTCAAGAAAGTACGAAATTTAATGAGAGCAGTCACAGAAGCATGCCACAGAACAACAACTGGATAACAAGAAATCCTAACGGAGCAACCAAACCCCAAACTGCTCCGACTGAGCAGCCCACTTTGAATGGCTCTGGGTCACGTCTTGGTTCTAGCAACTCCAGATCCACCACACAGAAAAGAGACTATCAAGGCTGCTCTAGAGGAGCTACAGAGCAGTTATTTACCCCAGCAGCTTCAGAGCCATCACATAAATTAGAATTTGTTACAAATGATGAGAGTGATTTCATGGATGAAGATATAGACTGCAAGGTAGAAACTTACAGAGTGCAAACTGGGAGGACTGGAGGGCCAAATCAGCTCCCTGTTTACCAAGGACCTAGTAGAGACAACAAAAGCGCTACCAACAAAACAGAATTACCAGGCTCCAGTTGTAGACTTACCGGCGACTCATCAAGGAGTATAACATCTCAGGGGCAAAGTTACACCTCAAGCACTGCAGAATTTGATAGACTATGTGCTAAAAAAGGTCCACAGAGTGACAGCTTGggccctgctctctctctgacctctcCACCTTTTACATATTTGTGCCTGCTAGAAGAGATGATGTCCAaaccacacacccacaccaaaGAGATCTGTGTCAAAGCTTTCATTGTGACTCTCTTGGGGAAACTGAGCAGCAACAACGGTCTTTGGCGCGTCTGCGCTACAATATCTGACGGAACCGGTTACCTGGACGTGGAGCTGTCCGATGAGGTTTTGACAGGCCTGCTGGGCTTCTCAGTGGCGGAGAAGGGGGCTCTGAAGCGTGACCCAGCCCGGAGAGGTGAGCTGGACACTGGGATGAGGAGATGTCAGGAAGAGCTGGTGGACATGTGTTGTGTTATGAGGATCGTGGTCGAACTAGAGGGCAGAAAAGCTGTGGTGACCAAGGCAGACCCTGTCAATGAGAAAGTGGTCCAGGAGCTGGAGCAGAGGGTGAGAGACaggcaaaaataa